One window of the Rhipicephalus sanguineus isolate Rsan-2018 chromosome 4, BIME_Rsan_1.4, whole genome shotgun sequence genome contains the following:
- the LOC119389649 gene encoding palmitoyltransferase ZDHHC8 isoform X1, with translation MPKCKSKTRFLPATCAWTLLITATTLFFVFPCPELTGRYHYSIPIVQGFVTFFVLVNFSLATFMDPGIIPKEKRGTRQPSNAVKVIEDIAREYKLYHEKDDDFRFPLYKNVEINGITVRMKWCTTCQFYRPPRCSHCSVCNSCIETFDHHCPWVNNCIGRRNYRYFFLFLIFLSTHMISIFAMCLVYILDNRHRLNSHHSIITMVILVICTVLFIPILGLTGFHIVLVSRGRTTNEQVTGKFRGGYNPFSRGCWNNICYTICGPQYPSYASHRKKAKKTAATPPCSNLLKINDNQVKIYTDNNTSNMRSPMGNAYNKMSQGLVEHSDIDAFEATQSRDCEPSPPQPLHHGSKTNFFSPTGSGFLPGDAAAAQHPVPPSSLGGAPSNSIPLQPLRWPQSPCRTPPRSLTSPTVGSPLRRPPLPSPGAAPRRLVGGGTSPSGRRFVSESELDQANGNYPPCAPPVSTDLAANRTLLGWEARQPPPRPGSRGDVRATPTPGGSSVSARRLSGGGGGTPPQGGGGKGSVLEGTHYSGRGAAPRRPMSFVKALEMTDSIEKGSSGARPQRNADGTTSVSGERRSVYDMNYEISV, from the exons ATGCCCAAATGCAAGTCGAAGACGAGGTTTCTACCGGCGACATGTGCTTGGACGCTGTTGATCACAGCGACAACGTTGTTTTTCGTGTTTCC CTGCCCAGAGTTGACCGGACGGTATCACTACAGCATCCCCATTGTGCAGGGCTTCGTGACGTTTTTTGTGCTTGTGAATTTCTCCCTGGCCACATTCATGGATCCTGGCATCATCCCAAAAG AAAAGAGAGGCACACGTCAGCCCTCAAATGCTGTGAAAGTGATCGAGGATATTGCTCGTGAAT aCAAACTGTATCACGAGAAGGACGATGACTTCCGGTTTCCACTGTACAAGAATGTGGAGATCAACGGAATCACGGTTCGCATGAAGTGGTGCACAACATGCCAGTTTTACCGTCCTCCGCGCTGCTCCCACTGCAGCGTATGCAACAGTTGCATAGAG ACATTTGACCACCACTGCCCCTGGGTGAACAACTGCATAGGGCGGCGCAACTACCGCTACTTCTTCCTCTTCCTGATATTCCTCAGCACCCACATGATTTCCATCTTCGCCATGTGCCTCGTGTACATCCTGGACAACCGCCATCGCCTCAACAGTCACCACAGCATCATCAC AATGGTCATTCTAGTGATCTGCACCGTACTCTTCATCCCCATCTTGGGCCTCACGGGGTTTCACATAGTTCTAGTCTCTCGAGGTCGAACCACAAATGAGCAG GTCACAGGAAAGTTCCGAGGTGGCTACAATCCATTCTCAAGAGGTTGTTGGAACAATATTTGCTACACCATATGCGGGCCTCAGTACCCTAG CTATGCCAGTCACCGCAAGAAGGCTAAAAAGACGGCCGCCACACCTCCCTGCTCCAACCTCCTCAAAATCAATGACAACCAGGTGAAAATATACACGGACAACAATACCAGCAACATGCGCAGCCCCATGGGCAATGCGTACAACAAG ATGTCGCAGGGCCTGGTCGAGCATTCTGACATTGACGCATTTGAGGCGACGCAGTCGCGTGACTGTGAACCCTCGCCGCCGCAGCCTCTGCACCACGGCTCCAAGACCAACTTCTTCAGCCCGACGGGCAGCGGCTTCTTGCCAGGTGACGCGGCAGCCGCGCAGCACCCGGTGCCCCCGAGCAGCCTCGGCGGTGCTCCCTCGAACAGCATCCCGCTGCAGCCCCTGCGCTGGCCGCAGAGCCCGTGCCGCACGCCGCCTCGAAGCCTCACCAGTCCGACGGTCGGCTCGCCGCTGCGTCGTCCACCGCTGCCGTCACCCGGCGCTGCACCGCGCCGGCTGGTCGGTGGTGGCACGAGCCCGTCTGGCCGCCGCTTTGTCTCCGAAAGCGAGCTGGACCAGGCGAACGGCAACTACCCGCCCTGTGCGCCTCCTGTGTCGACGGATCTCGCCGCGAACCGGACACTGCTGGGATGGGAGGCGAGGCAGCCGCCGCCCCGGCCCGGGTCGCGCGGGGACGTCAGGGCAACGCCGACGCCCGGAGGCAGTAGTGTGTCGGCGCGCCGGCTCAGCGGGGGTGGCGGGGGTACCCCGCCTCAAGGGGGCGGCGGCAAGGGCTCGGTGCTTGAAGGAACCCACTACTCCGGGCGTggtgccgcgccgcgccgccccaTGTCATTCGTGAAGGCGCTGGAGATGACGGACTCCATTGAAAAGGGCTCGTCGGGGGCGCGGCCACAGCGCAACGCCGACGGCACGACGTCCGTGTCTGGCGAGCGGCGCTCGGTGTACGACATGAACTACGAGATTTCAGTCTAG
- the LOC119389649 gene encoding palmitoyltransferase ZDHHC8 isoform X2 codes for MPKCKSKTRFLPATCAWTLLITATTLFFVFPCPELTGRYHYSIPIVQGFVTFFVLVNFSLATFMDPGIIPKDKLYHEKDDDFRFPLYKNVEINGITVRMKWCTTCQFYRPPRCSHCSVCNSCIETFDHHCPWVNNCIGRRNYRYFFLFLIFLSTHMISIFAMCLVYILDNRHRLNSHHSIITMVILVICTVLFIPILGLTGFHIVLVSRGRTTNEQVTGKFRGGYNPFSRGCWNNICYTICGPQYPSYASHRKKAKKTAATPPCSNLLKINDNQVKIYTDNNTSNMRSPMGNAYNKMSQGLVEHSDIDAFEATQSRDCEPSPPQPLHHGSKTNFFSPTGSGFLPGDAAAAQHPVPPSSLGGAPSNSIPLQPLRWPQSPCRTPPRSLTSPTVGSPLRRPPLPSPGAAPRRLVGGGTSPSGRRFVSESELDQANGNYPPCAPPVSTDLAANRTLLGWEARQPPPRPGSRGDVRATPTPGGSSVSARRLSGGGGGTPPQGGGGKGSVLEGTHYSGRGAAPRRPMSFVKALEMTDSIEKGSSGARPQRNADGTTSVSGERRSVYDMNYEISV; via the exons ATGCCCAAATGCAAGTCGAAGACGAGGTTTCTACCGGCGACATGTGCTTGGACGCTGTTGATCACAGCGACAACGTTGTTTTTCGTGTTTCC CTGCCCAGAGTTGACCGGACGGTATCACTACAGCATCCCCATTGTGCAGGGCTTCGTGACGTTTTTTGTGCTTGTGAATTTCTCCCTGGCCACATTCATGGATCCTGGCATCATCCCAAAAG aCAAACTGTATCACGAGAAGGACGATGACTTCCGGTTTCCACTGTACAAGAATGTGGAGATCAACGGAATCACGGTTCGCATGAAGTGGTGCACAACATGCCAGTTTTACCGTCCTCCGCGCTGCTCCCACTGCAGCGTATGCAACAGTTGCATAGAG ACATTTGACCACCACTGCCCCTGGGTGAACAACTGCATAGGGCGGCGCAACTACCGCTACTTCTTCCTCTTCCTGATATTCCTCAGCACCCACATGATTTCCATCTTCGCCATGTGCCTCGTGTACATCCTGGACAACCGCCATCGCCTCAACAGTCACCACAGCATCATCAC AATGGTCATTCTAGTGATCTGCACCGTACTCTTCATCCCCATCTTGGGCCTCACGGGGTTTCACATAGTTCTAGTCTCTCGAGGTCGAACCACAAATGAGCAG GTCACAGGAAAGTTCCGAGGTGGCTACAATCCATTCTCAAGAGGTTGTTGGAACAATATTTGCTACACCATATGCGGGCCTCAGTACCCTAG CTATGCCAGTCACCGCAAGAAGGCTAAAAAGACGGCCGCCACACCTCCCTGCTCCAACCTCCTCAAAATCAATGACAACCAGGTGAAAATATACACGGACAACAATACCAGCAACATGCGCAGCCCCATGGGCAATGCGTACAACAAG ATGTCGCAGGGCCTGGTCGAGCATTCTGACATTGACGCATTTGAGGCGACGCAGTCGCGTGACTGTGAACCCTCGCCGCCGCAGCCTCTGCACCACGGCTCCAAGACCAACTTCTTCAGCCCGACGGGCAGCGGCTTCTTGCCAGGTGACGCGGCAGCCGCGCAGCACCCGGTGCCCCCGAGCAGCCTCGGCGGTGCTCCCTCGAACAGCATCCCGCTGCAGCCCCTGCGCTGGCCGCAGAGCCCGTGCCGCACGCCGCCTCGAAGCCTCACCAGTCCGACGGTCGGCTCGCCGCTGCGTCGTCCACCGCTGCCGTCACCCGGCGCTGCACCGCGCCGGCTGGTCGGTGGTGGCACGAGCCCGTCTGGCCGCCGCTTTGTCTCCGAAAGCGAGCTGGACCAGGCGAACGGCAACTACCCGCCCTGTGCGCCTCCTGTGTCGACGGATCTCGCCGCGAACCGGACACTGCTGGGATGGGAGGCGAGGCAGCCGCCGCCCCGGCCCGGGTCGCGCGGGGACGTCAGGGCAACGCCGACGCCCGGAGGCAGTAGTGTGTCGGCGCGCCGGCTCAGCGGGGGTGGCGGGGGTACCCCGCCTCAAGGGGGCGGCGGCAAGGGCTCGGTGCTTGAAGGAACCCACTACTCCGGGCGTggtgccgcgccgcgccgccccaTGTCATTCGTGAAGGCGCTGGAGATGACGGACTCCATTGAAAAGGGCTCGTCGGGGGCGCGGCCACAGCGCAACGCCGACGGCACGACGTCCGTGTCTGGCGAGCGGCGCTCGGTGTACGACATGAACTACGAGATTTCAGTCTAG